In Bacillus rossius redtenbacheri isolate Brsri chromosome 15, Brsri_v3, whole genome shotgun sequence, one genomic interval encodes:
- the LOC134539695 gene encoding uncharacterized protein LOC134539695, with product MLKVASVLLTMAQLVVSAVNTLLGGSDLLEHEDHGPPHEDHGQYLLPVLLAGTEGQTGGLDLVHLLPELLLHKVAKVGVWAVGLVLVALVGTAFSAALCSFTSLCSLKFPALDHLKPEARGMLAELASRVAGALEEYGTRGTRQERSVSSDTSF from the exons ATGCTGAAGGTGGCGAGCGTGCTGCTGACGATGGCGCAGCTGGTGGTGTCTGCGGTGAACACGCTGCTGGGGGGCTCGGACCTGCTGGAGCACGAGGACCACGGGCCACCCCACGAGGACCACGGGCAGTACCTGCTCCCGGTGCTGCTGGCCGGGACCGAGGGCCAGACGGGAGGGCTGGACCTCGTGCACCTCCTGCCAGAGCTGCTGCTCCATAAGGTCGCCAAG GTGGGGGTGTGGGCCGTGGGCCTGGTGCTCGTGGCCCTGGTGGGCACCGCCTTCTCTGCCGCCCTCTGCAGCTTCACGTCGCTCTGCTCGCTCAAGTTCCCCGCGCTGGACCACTTGAAGCCCGAGGCGCGCGGCATGCTGGCCGAGCTCGCCTCTCGCGTGGCCGGCGCCCTCGAAGAGTACGGCACGCGAGGGACCCGGCAAGAGCGGAGCGTTTCCAGCGACACATCCTTCTAG